ATTTGGGACGGGAAATTGTCCACAAGTGTCATGGATTGCCACTGGCCATCGTTGTATTAGGCGGTCTCTTATCCGTCAAACCGAGGACACACATTGCCTGGTCCAAGGTTCTTCATAGTGTAAATTGGGAACTAAATGAGAATGAAGGGAATTGCAAACAAGCACTGGCTCTGAGTTATACTGACCTTCCAGATCATCTGAAGCCTTGTTTCCTCTATTTAGGCCTTTTCCCAGAAGACTATGAGATTCGAGTTAATTTGGCTATGGGTGGCAGAAGGTTTCATACAACCAAGGGGATGCTTAACAATGGAAGATGTGGCTGAGGATTACTTGGAGGAGCTTATCCAAAGAAGCATGACTCAAGCAACACTCCGAAGTTATGATGGACGTGTAACATTTTGCCGGATCCATGATCTTGTTCGAGATTTAGCAATTTCAGAAGCTAAGCAAGACAgatttcttgaagttcttggaAGTGCTGATTTGATTACCCCAAACAAACCACGTCGGCTTTCCATCACTGAACCTACAGGAGGTATGTATGGTAGTAGTCTGTCTAATGCACTAAATCAACGTAGCACAACTAATCATCCTCGTTCCTTACTGTGCTTCTCTAGAGATATTGATATTGAGAGGAACATGTGGATGAAAAAGTCCGTTTATGGAGCCATGAAATTGCTTAGAGTCTTAGATCTACGGGATGTTCGTTTAAGTTCTGTACCTAGTAGATTGCTCAAGCATATTGGAAAACTCGTCCTCCTTAAGTATTTGAGCCTACGTGGAAGCAACATAGAAAAACTTCCATCTTCAATAGGAAACCTGCAACATCTACAAACACTGGATTTAGGTTATACTACTCATCTCACACAGCTCCCTATGACGATGATGAAATTGCAGCAGTTAAGAAATCTTCTTTTTGCTTCTACTTTTGGAGGTGATCGTTTTCCTCAAGACTTCGATTGCCCTCTAGATCACATGACAAACTTGCAGACATTAGGGCTTCATGAAGGCAAATGGATGGATAGGCTGGATAAGTTGACTAATTTGAGAGCACTAAATATACTATCAGAAGAGGGATCGTCATTTTTATACAAAGAGGCATTGTTAAATGCCATCCCCAAATTGATCCACCTTCGGGGTTTTTGTCTAGCAGGTTTGGGAAGTAAAGAGGAGGCATTAGTCCTTCCTGCTTCATTTTCTGATCACTTAGAGCTCTATCGTATGTATTTAGATGGAATAGTTGGAATTCGTGATTTTCCCTCTAATATCACAACCTTAAGATTGAGTTTTCAAATAGGACAACGAATAGACGAATTGATGGCAAACCTAAAGAAgctccccaaattgagatgccTCGTCTTTGAATCAGCATTTTTGGGATCCAAAATCATTTTCTCTACTCATGGCTTCCATCAACTTGAGGAATTGGTATTGTCTAGCTTGGATGACTTAGAGGAGTTCATGGTGGAAGAAGGAGCATTACCAAACCTTAGGGTTTTAAGGATTCTAGAATGTTCTGCATTAAAAAGGCTTCCATGTGGATTGAAACAAGTGGTCACTCTTCAGGAACTTACCTTATCAGGTATGTCAGAAGAACTTGAATACAAGGTCAGGAAAGATATAGGAGAAGATTGGGAGATCATCAAACATATACCCTCCATTGAAACGCAATCAAAATCAAGTTGTATTTTTTCACGAAATTTGTATCTTCAATGGTGTTGATCCTTGATTCttaatatttctttcttttgtaggaatattttttatattattgacCAAGGATTAGTAGGTTAAGTTTTGTACCTGATATAATGTCCCTTTTTTCTTATGcaatattaaaaggaaaatgttttttGAGCTGAGAGTGGAGGTTATTAGTGTTTGCAGATTGATGCAATGATTTAGTAGTCTGACTCAGGCATTCAAAATGGTTTGAGACTTTTAGTGTTCCTAATATTAGGTATATGGGCTAGGTATTTTGCAGCAAGGCAACACAGGATGATGTGTTTTTTGTTACTGTGTTTCTTGTCATTTACCCAATTTGCTTTTAGGTTATGCTCACAACACTATCTCTAGGGATCCTTTTGGTGTTATCTAAACCTAGTCCAGAAGATCCTACTGATTCCATGTAAGACTGCGTCATTTCCATTCCTTGTATCCTAACCTTATGTTGCTGatggttttttatttgaatgaaCTTCcaattatcaaaaataaataaataaataaataaaaagcaatGGAAATAAAAACATCCTATGGAACTAGGTCTTTACTTCTAACTACAAAGTTTCTATGAACATTTTAGAGAATCCAAAGGAGCCAAAGCAAAATGTCACATATGCTCTCTCAATCGTTTGATTGCCTTGTCTCAAGTTCCGAATGAACTCATTTAAAAACATGcattaagaagaaaataattaccTAAAAATAAACCAACCTAAACATTAAAGGCCTTCCCCCACATTAAAGCTAAATAGGATGTCAAGATAAGAGAGATTAGAGGGTAAAAGTTACAGTCGAGATAACAGAGAGGAGGCTACAATGCAAACTATAGTTTCATTGttcacttcttcctcttctttgggGGTTGGAGGgcttcctcatcttcatcttcctcctcctcctcatttTCTGGCTCCTCCGCTTCGTCTACTGCttcctcctcatcctcatctccaccatcatcatcctcGTCATcttcatcgtcgtcgtcatcctCGTGATCATCATGTTCAtcaccatcttcttcctcttcatcatcttcgtcTTCTCCATTCTCTTCTCCTGCTCCACTGGCCCCTCCTCCAGTTCCCTTCTTAGAGCTACCATTGTTGCTGTTGGGTTTGTTGCTATAACCCCCTTCGTCTTCTGAGGATAGCTCCTCCTCACCTTCTCCAAAGCCACCATCTCCATCCTCATCGTCCTCATCTCCGTCTCCATCTCCCTCGGCATCATCAGGTTCAGATTGAATTTCTTTGTGATCCCCTTGGCATTGATGGTTTTGAGTCATTAACAACCCAAACAGATCCTGAAACTGATTCATTAGGAGCAGTCATAGTTAGGAGTTGGGACTTGCTAGCTGCGTTATTATAAAAGGGTATATTAAGGCaaataaaaactgaaaagaTGCAAAACTATGGAACTGATTCCCAATGAGTGGTGGATGTACAAGGAGTCATGGTGGCCGGGGCATCCAAAGGGGAGGGGGATTTCTAAAACCACATGGGTCAATCGGGGATTGATATCGGCCGAGACCGATCCCACTCTAATTCCCGATTTCTAAAaccatctaccaaaaaaaaaccgaGATTCTGTGTACGATCCCGTTTCCTCTAAGGATGATATCTTTCCAAACTGCAACCGTCACCGTCAATCTCACAGGGGACCCACACCCATCACATTCAATACATCAAAACTGTGTTTGGTAgtgaagagaaaaatagaaaagaaaaaaaaaaaaaaaacactcttgGATTAAGAGTTTTCTTTGTATGGGTATGTATTCatccaagagaagattttttttttttttttaatttgtgaaAAATTTTTTGTTCCCCAAAActttcttaccaaaaacacaagaaaatatgaaaaaaatatgataatataataagataaaaaaataaatgattacacaatAATTTCCTCTGTGtgtctctcttaaaattcaaaaaaaattaatttttttgttttttttcttttcttttcttttttcttttcttctcttgataaccaaacatacatactcttttctttttttcttaccatttcttctctttccttttcttttttcttctcttctcttctcttctcttctcttctcttgctaccaaacatagcccaaATAGCTGTTTGAAAACAGTAGACCGCCTTCAAGGTGTACGGAAAAGAGGCCGACACAGCTGATAGATATATATCTTTATACGATCAGGGATTACTCAAAGGAGGGGATCTTTCCAACTGCAACGGTCACGCATTCGGTCCGTTGCAAAGGGATCCACCCAAACATCCAATACGCCAAAAGGCCCAGATCAGCCCTAATAGTCTATGGTCTAACATCCTACACCaagatttctttttttactGGGTAACCGTTAGTGTGTCAGagcttatcagaaaaaaaaaaagagaaaaagtgaaaaaacCCATCCTTTCATTAGTGGTATCCGATGACGTGTACCTATCCCTGCCGGTGAATGCGTTcttgtatttctattttttataagtaaatataatattttctcACATTCTCAAAGAGAATAAATAAAGTAAGATGCACAGAAGTGGCAGAGCCAAGAATGAACCATTGAAAGCAAAAATTCGAATATTCGAATATATGCCAACAAGAAGAGTATCAAAAGGGAATAAAAGTTGAGGATATATatgctaagaaaataaataaataaagccagaataattttatattttctaatttttaaaaaaatttcttttctttttttgtttatttttaggttGACTTTTCAAACTAAAAATGCAAATGTAAAGTGTAAGGACTTAACATTTTTTCAACAGAGATATTCTTATCGGACAAAGCAGAGAAGGAGAGAGCACCATTTCCAAGTGGGACAACTTGCAACCCACGAGGAACCCAAGGCTCTGTCCAAAGCCACACTTTATAATTTCCTTCAGTTCCGGAACGGTTAAAGTAGGTGTTTTAATATATGACCGGCGCAAGATAGCGCGAGCCCggaaaaacagcagaaacgaaaTCGAAAGAGAACACAGGAGATTTCCGATTTATTACAACAAAGAAGACGACAACGAGAACGAAACCTCTGTGTGTGTCTGTGTTAAGGATTTCAAAAGACAAAACAGAATCCATTAACAGCTTTtgagaactta
This genomic stretch from Macadamia integrifolia cultivar HAES 741 chromosome 2, SCU_Mint_v3, whole genome shotgun sequence harbors:
- the LOC122094294 gene encoding probable disease resistance RPP8-like protein 2 is translated as MTQATLRSYDGRVTFCRIHDLVRDLAISEAKQDRFLEVLGSADLITPNKPRRLSITEPTGGMYGSSLSNALNQRSTTNHPRSLLCFSRDIDIERNMWMKKSVYGAMKLLRVLDLRDVRLSSVPSRLLKHIGKLVLLKYLSLRGSNIEKLPSSIGNLQHLQTLDLGYTTHLTQLPMTMMKLQQLRNLLFASTFGGDRFPQDFDCPLDHMTNLQTLGLHEGKWMDRLDKLTNLRALNILSEEGSSFLYKEALLNAIPKLIHLRGFCLAGLGSKEEALVLPASFSDHLELYRMYLDGIVGIRDFPSNITTLRLSFQIGQRIDELMANLKKLPKLRCLVFESAFLGSKIIFSTHGFHQLEELVLSSLDDLEEFMVEEGALPNLRVLRILECSALKRLPCGLKQVVTLQELTLSGMSEELEYKVRKDIGEDWEIIKHIPSIETQSKSSCIFSRNLYLQWC